Proteins from a single region of Vicia villosa cultivar HV-30 ecotype Madison, WI unplaced genomic scaffold, Vvil1.0 ctg.000650F_1_1_1, whole genome shotgun sequence:
- the LOC131630143 gene encoding uncharacterized mitochondrial protein AtMg00310-like: MPPWIGRMLSIGGRVTLINSVLSNVPVYYLSFFKIPALVVEEIIRIQRKFLWNHNEEKKGMNWVSWSSMCKHQNEGGLGIKDLAKFNKALLAKWVWRFLNEEKSIWKGVLESRYGVLVERSIQKTRVGRRSMESVWWKDLMKLSDFDEANSLSKFLSFKLVDGKMLPFWYARWLGQRPLSEVFPTLYMAVPSREVCVNSMGCWDEELWNWQVDVNTEVLNVEILNEKRELMEILSEVRPRMGVKDSVVWSLGGIGEYFVKSYYSALVDEDDTTRED; the protein is encoded by the coding sequence ATGCCTCCTTGGATTGGCAGAATGTTGTCAATTGGGGGGAGAGTCACTTTGATCAATTCCGTATTATCAAATGTTCCGGTGTATTATTTGTCTTTCTTTAAAATTCCAGCATTGGTGGTGGAGGAGATAATCAGAATACAAAGGAAGTTTTTGTGGAACCACAATGAGGAAAAGAAAGGAATGAATTGGGTAAGTTGGAGCTCGATGTGCAAACATCAAAATGAGGGTGGATTGGGGATCAAAGATTTGGCTAAGTTTAATAAGGCACTGTTAGCAAAGTGGGTGTGGAGATTTCTAAATGAGGAAAAGTCAATATGGAAGGGTGTATTAGAATCTAGGTACGGTGTGTTGGTAGAAAGAAGTATTCAGAAAACAAGAGTTGGGCGTAGGAGTATGGAATCAGTGTGGTGGAAGGATTTGATGAAATTAAGTGATTTTGATGAAGCAAACAGCCTGAGCAAGTTCTTGTCTTTCAAGTTAGTTGATGGAAAAATGTTACCATTCTGGTATGCTCGTTGGTTAGGTCAAAGACCTTTGAGTGAGGTCTTTCCAACCCTGTATATGGCAGTTCCCAGTCGGGAGGTGTGTGTAAATTCAATGGGATGTTGGGATGAAGAACTTTGGAATTGGCAGGTTGATGTTAACACCGAAGTGCTAAATGTGGAGATTTTGAATGAAAAGAGAGAACTGATGGAAATTTTGTCCGAAGTTAGACCTAGAATGGGTGTGAAGGATTCAGTAGTGTGGTCCTTGGGTGGAATAGGTGAGTATTTTGTTAAATCTTACTACTCTGCTTTAGTGGATGAGGATGACACAACTAGGGAGGATTGA
- the LOC131630136 gene encoding ethylene-responsive transcription factor ERF014-like — MVKSQDINKIKQEPLTKTKPIVISDNSKKKKYKGVRMRSWGSWVSEIRAPNQKTRIWLGSYSTPEAAARAYDAALLCLKGSSSASNLNFPLTTNSSSLCIVPQDMSPKSIQRVAAAAANNLNLNVNVNSNTPSSSSSMASSSSSSDEVSIMSTFDQANDEMKGMMESNWYGLEGLESPKYVDQMMLSASFFDFGYSSYLFDDVYEESDIRLWNFS; from the coding sequence ATGGTTAAGTCACAAgatatcaacaaaatcaaacaagaaccattaacaaaaacaaaaccAATCGTTATCTCGGATAATAGCAAGAAGAAGAAGTATAAAGGAGTGAGAATGAGAAGCTGGGGTTCATGGGTATCAGAGATTAGAGCACCGAATCAAAAAACAAGAATATGGTTAGGTTCTTATTCAACTCCAGAAGCTGCTGCTAGAGCTTACGATGCTGCACTTTTATGCCTTAAAGGTTCATCCTCAGCTTCGAATCTCAATTTCCCTTTAACAACAAACTCTTCTTCACTTTGCATTGTTCCTCAAGATATGTCTCCGAAATCAATCCAACGAGTTGCTGCAGCTGCTGCAAATAATCTCAATCTCAATGTCAATGTCAATAGTAACACtccctcttcatcatcatcaatggcttcttcttcttcgtcttctgatgAGGTTTCAATTATGTCGACTTTTGATCAAGCTAACGATGAAATGAAGGGTATGATGGAAAGTAATTGGTATGGATTAGAAGGTTTAGAGTCTCCGAAATATGTTGATCAGATGATGTTGAGTGCTTCTTTCTTTGATTTTGGATATTCATCGTATTTGTTTGATGATGTGTATGAAGAAAGTGATATTCGTTTGTGGAACTTTAGCTGA
- the LOC131630144 gene encoding uncharacterized protein LOC131630144, with product MVSVQTDQGVVEGVDEIKGVVRDHFEAKFKKQNTARPTLNGIDSKKLSEEESSRLEENFTREEIKNVVWSCQGDDVVQCVLDFHSKASLPKAMPASFIALIPKVEFPLKMDEYRPICHIGEVYKIISKMLAARLAKVIEKLISKTQTAFIPERQILDGILVTNEIIDYAKRKKK from the exons ATGGTATCTGTGCAGACAGATCAAGGGGTGGTGGAGGGAGTGGATGAAATTAAAGGGGTGGTGAGAGATCATTTTGAAGCAAAATTTAAGAAACAGAATACTGCTAGGCCGACTTTAAATGGAATTGACTCTAAGAAATTATCCGAAGAGGAAAGCAGCAGGTTGGAAGAAAATTTTACTAGGGAGGAGATTAAGAATGTGGTATGGAGTTGTCAAG GTGATGATGTGGTTCAATGTGTCCTAGACTTTCACTCGAAAGCTTCTCTACCTAAAGCAATGCCAGCTTCATTCATTGCGCTGATACCGAAAGTGGAGTTCCCTCTTAAGATGGATGAATATAGACCTATATGTCATATAGGAGAAGTGTATAAGATAATCTCGAAAATGCTGGCTGCAAGATTGGCAAAGGTAATTGAAAAACTGATCTCAAAGACACAAACTGCTTTCATCCCCGAGAGACAGATTCTAGATGGAATTCTGGTTACAAATGAAATCATTGACTAtgcaaaaagaaagaagaagtaa